DNA from Solanum stenotomum isolate F172 chromosome 3, ASM1918654v1, whole genome shotgun sequence:
AACACACATATGTGTGTCTCTGTTCGATGCAACTTCACAAAAATATCTATGTGCTATGTACTTCTTTTCTTCTGCTCCTTGTTTTGTCTAAAAGTTTGATGGTTCGGCttacattttctggaaaaagaaatacaaagacTGAAGATAACTAATTACATTTCAGTATCAAAAATATATAGCCAGTTATGCCAGTGTTATTTTCATGTATGCTTGCTTCTCAGTCTGTCTATCTTCTATTATTTGCAGTGAAGCCTTCAAGCTTTTGATTTTATACACTCAACTTGTTTGTATTTATTCTGGATACTTTTTAGCTGGAAGAATTGAAGAATGGTGCAGACATGTCagttgaaaaaaagaaatatagtgGTGAAGGTGGTCAGGCGATGAAGAATATGGACTCACCAGATAATATCCTCGATGCTCAGCGAAGAGAGAAAGTAAAAGATGCTATGCTTCATGCTTGGAGCTCTTATGAAAAATATGCATGGGGCCATGATGAACTACAGGTTTGGATGTTACTTCTAATACgttattttttaagttgttaatattGCCTTTGTTTTGTTGCATGTTGTGATTTCATAATCAGATCATTGGTGGAGGCATAAAATAAGGTAGCCGGTGCACTATGCTCTCGCTATGTGTGGGTCTGAGAAAGGAAATTCTTAAAAACTATAGCTGTTGATTGATGTTTTCcattccttcttcttttctctgttATTTGAGCTTCCAAAGTGCTATACCTTTTGTTGActagatatttgtgtgactcCTAGTTTTTCAATTACAATATTCTGTAGGTTAGTTTACGAAAGCAACAACTACAcctcaaaaatatgaattatcaTGATATGCTTTGCTCTATTTGGGCTCCTTACACTTCAACCTTTGATAATTTGAGGCCTTCTAACAGTAGCGATTCTCTACCGTTCCTACTATCATACAGATTtagttttttgtatttattatgtTTGTACTCAttccatcccattttatgtgactgCTGAGCACAGAATTTATGATATCAGGGAAGACTTTTTACACGCAATATGAGTATGTACAACTTACCGAAATGACCTTTActtattaacattttttttttggcaaggTTAAAAACTGTTATTAATAGTGGGCAGAAAAATTCCTGCATACAACAGGTTACCAAAAGTAGAGAAACTTCATCAAAACATGATTCTCTACAAAACCACCCAATCCTCTATACAAGTAGGAAAGAATAGGGTACACCGAAAAGCAATCAGAGTAAAAAAGGCTATTCTTTAATTgtgcaaaatcatttttgattCCCTCAAAAGCTCTCCTATTTCTCTCTCCATACGACCTATATGAGGTCTAGTGGAGCAATATTCCATGCCTTTTGTCTTCCAGCCCAACTGTGTAGCACATTTCTAACAATACTTGACATAACCCATTGCACACCAAAATAGTTCAAGACCACCCTCCACAAGTTCGATGCGACTTCACAATGCACGAAGACCAAGATAGTTCTCTCTCCTACTTACTAGGAGGATAGAACCACCCCTTCCGGTGGCCTCGACACCGGAAAAGATTTCTTTCTTCACCCTGGTTACCACCTTACGTGTTAACTAACAcccttttctttctctctcttcaatctCTACCGTGTAAAGTGACATAATCTATTTTACGATGGGATTCAAATCTTTTGACATCTCGAGAAGTTCCTCTCAATGAGAAAGCTAGTACGACTGGACTGAACGTGGAAGAAAGAGGATGAGCATGGCAAGTTTTAGCCAGAGAACAATGGAATGGCTGTGTAGGACTCTCAAAGAAGCTTCAAAGGTCAAAGAAAATAGTGTATGCAGATAGAAACGACAGGAACTATCTACGCAGCTATTCTGTGCGAGAAACTTCAACAATGGGGGGAGATATATAAGTATAATAGGCAGAAACAGAGCAGTATTAATTGTCCCAGAAACAACATTCAATGTAGGCTGGTGGGATGTGGCTAATAAAATAGAGAGGTTCATTTAGGACAAAGCTACAAAGACAACTAATAGAATTTCCacattgattgattgattgataaggGGATCCCTTATGCTGAAACAGTCAGGAAAAGTAAATGGACTTCCAGAGGGATAGAAGCTGCGACCACAAAGCAAGAGGGAGATGTAATCCGCGTTGAGGCTAAATCCAAGTTATCGCTCAATGTACCTTTGAGCAGGAGCCTCTATGGTCAGGTTTTAACCAATGGGTCTGAAATCTCGACTCTCTCGGAGATTCGCAGATGGGCTAACTTGAACTGGAATCAAGCCCATGGTCTGAACATTTATGACATGGGTAAAAATTGTTTCCTCTTCGAGTTCGCCTCTATGACAGAGACAGAACATGCTCTAAGTGGTAGATGGTTTCGGAAGAAACAGACCCTGCAACTCCAATTGTGGACTCCAACGGTAGGTTCTGTCCAATATAAAGCAGCTATCAAACAAACATGGATCAGACTGGCAGGTTTGCCTCTACACTTGTGGTCAGAANNNNNNNNNNNNNNNNNNNNNNNNNNNNNNNNNNNNNNNNNNNNNNNNNNNNNNNNNNNNNNNNNNNNNNNNNNNNNNNNNNNNNNNNNNNNNNNNNNNNTAGAAAACTTGTTGGCTTTTTCATATTGGCATCTAACACATATAGTGTC
Protein-coding regions in this window:
- the LOC125857420 gene encoding mannosyl-oligosaccharide 1,2-alpha-mannosidase MNS1-like, with protein sequence MARSRSSSTVWRYINPAYYLKRPKRLALLFIVFVFATFFFWDRQTLLRDHEEEISKLNEEVIHLRNLLEELKNGADMSVEKKKYSGEGGQAMKNMDSPDNILDAQRREKVKDAMLHAWSSYEKYAWGHDELQVWMLLLIRYFLSC